The Camelina sativa cultivar DH55 chromosome 16, Cs, whole genome shotgun sequence sequence atttttaacaatttataaagatcaatataatatttaaagatcaatataattatccatttataaagtctattttgttttgtaatgtctatcaactctatttataaagactgtgttgttttgtgatccaattgataaatctgcaaatatcaatataatatatatatattttttatgatttgaggtttttgaaaacaaaaagaacataattaaacaataggtttttgtgtgtttaatcaaaataaaatatgatccaaaaaagaaatcatattcaactggaacttaaatataaaaataaaatataattttaaatataccatttaactaaattctctaaagatgaaaccattagtatgaaatctagcactataaattaaattgatgagtgaaaaacaaaaaaaaaaccaaaaaaatataatttatccttggagttttaaaaatcattgagattgaagaattcatataattttataagaaaactaatttagtttgtcacttcaaaagtaatatttttttattttgaaatattatgtgtaagtgttgagtttatatcaacaaacaaccaaatcatgtgaattttgattcggcCACTTGNTATTTGCATtataattgctttaaacaatatttaagacccaataaacataatacatttaactcacacattaaaataaaattataactgaaaataaaataagttatgcattaatcatattctaccactcaattttattcaaacacaataaattactattgtaactccataattcttaatgtaacttccatcattctcttaatctctcattctctcatattggcattcttttactatctcattttcacattctctcattctcttctacaatacctcaaatcattttttgtttttgtttttaaattttttatttcttatttttgttgtatggattgtaaaaaataaatgaaatatcattgtaaatttttaatgctaaattttaattttagagactaaatgatatatattttacattgttcttattttaaaagatttatctccattatctaatttggattattatcttataagtaatcattctctcctcctctcccaccaatatcaaatgttgttatatctcatatgtgttgtaagagtttgattctatattttaatttagaaaggactaaatgatatatattttacattgttcttattttttaaagattcatctctattatctaatttggattaccatattatagtaatcattctcttctcctctcccaccaatatcaaatgttgttatatctcatatgtgttgtaacttgtaagagtttgattctatattttaatttagaaagtattatatatatttaacattgttttcaatttttattttatttatataaaaataaaatatttcttttatatttcttgcctttctaatctattcatatttattttttaaatttgcatagttaaatttaaattcacatatgttggttttaacaaaacaatcaactttatttgagaattagatgttcctattcatttttaaacaatcaatgtgtaacatataagcattttgtcttgcaatcacaagttccatttccattgcttaactccatggttaaactataatatatgttgtcctatttgtaggaataacaacatacttatttaatttatttaaaagagcagatgattaaacgaaataaacatttctccaaattttataattcaatcagtgagtgtacttattactttgaaaaacttttacattgaagttcataaaatcatataagaaaactaaaatactatatcacttcaaatttggaaggaaacacttggtattcctttttaaaaaagtcaagacacatataaaaatttattaatatgcaaattaaattttctaatgaaaaaaaaaaaaaggttagctTGTACGTAAGTGGTTAACTATTTATACTTAGCTTTCTCGTAAGTGGTTAACCATTTATACTCAGCTTTCTCGATTAAATTAcacaaatacaacaacaacaacaacccacATATGATCTCAAATTTCATTTTGagaaattaacaaattaaattcGCCATCATCCATTAAAAGCAATAAACTCACATATTGTATAGAGTTAGATCAACCACCCATATAAATATCTCTATTTCGCATAAGAGACAAAACCATAAACATCAACATCAAATTAGTAAAACATCATGACTCATGAGTTAGCTGTTTACTATATTAATCACACacaattgtaattaaaaaaaaatagcccATGAGCTAAAGTATCTAAAATGGAAAGAACATGTTGAccagataacaaaaacaaaataatagagaCAAAGGGGTAAACACGTCATTAAACTTCCTGACGAAAAAATCTGGAACATAGAGGGCTAAAAACGTCATTTGTAAGATCTACTCGTACTATAAAAACCTATTTGCTTTGTGTTATTTTTCTTCGGTAACAGAAAcaaacccttcttcttcttctttttttgttttctctctcatgtttctcgtcttcttctaaAAAACTtgcgaaaccaaaaaaaaaaaaaaaatgctccGATCACGGAATTGTAAGATTTCCGCCGTGAACGACGCCGTTATTTCTAATCGTCTTTCAATCTCTAATCTCAAAGTTTTATTCGTTTTTGAATCCTCGCCAttgaataacaataataatcgTTTCTCCGATAAGCTTGTCTATTAAGATTCTCCTCCGATATCTGcagattcttttttgtttttcccccAATTATTTTCTCCTAAATCTTCATCCCTAATTCGATTCTGTTTCGTTCCTCACAAATCTTTCAATGGATAAGAAAATTTCGTTCCCAGCTGATCTTCCTGAAGGTAAAACTTGCaattgttgttttgttcttcttcaagattttgagattataaggaattttttttgtatgagttTTGGAATctggttttgaattttgtatgAGATTTTGAAATTTGCAATGAATTGTTGGGAGTGTGAGAATTGTGAATTCTAATATACATGTGTGTTTTGGATCTTGAACCAGGCGCAATCTCTGCGCTAATGCAGAAGCAGAACAATGTGCAGCCTTCTGTCATTGTGATTGGTAGTGGTATATCTGGCCTAGCTGCTGCTAGGAATCTCTCTGAAGCATCTTTTAAGGTAAATGATACTATTAATcatgttaacttttttttaggtTGTATATTCTCTTAATTGTGATTAATGTTTTTGTGTAGGTGATTGTTCTTGAATCACGCGATAGGATTGGTGGTCGTATCCATACGGATTATTCTTTCGGCTGTCCAGTTGATATGGGAGCTTCTTGGTGAGTTGTAGTCTTCGACTTCATTGCTGGTTTTGGTTTATTCCTTCTTTCATATGTTTATTTGGAGATTCAGATCTCTAGTTTGCAAATATTGTTGGTCTGGAATGACTCTATAAATTATGAGCATTCTAACCCATTCTGAAACGTGGTTTAGGTTACATGGAGTCTCTGATGAGAACCCCTTGGCTCCCATTATACGCCGTCTAGGGCTGACTTTATACCGAACTAGTGGGGATGACTCTATCTTGTATGATCATGACCTAGAAAGGTAACTCTTTCCTACCTTCACAACTCTGGTTTTTATATGATAGTTCATGGTGTAGATGGCTCTTGTCTGTGCTAAGATTTACACCAATAGGGTGTTGCTAGATCTTATTGTTTTACTTGGCTCGTTCTTAGAGCTTGAAAGACACTACATAGTAGATGGAGTTCAATCTGACTTCTGACCTAAAGCATATATCAAATCTATCTATATTACCAAGTACTGAATGTACTTGATAAAGAGTCGTGGACTGATTTTAAAGCATGTCTAACATATAAAGAGAATTTGGCTTTCTTTTTTCAGTTATGGACTTTTCGACGCCCATGGGAATAAAATTCCGCCGCAGTTGGTCACTGAAGTTGGAGATGCATTCAAGAGAATTCTCGAAGAGGTAAATTTTGCATTTACCGTATTACTTTTTCTAATTACTAGAGATTGACAAGTTGACTCAAGCTTACTTGTTGATTTCAGACGGAGAAAATAAGGGATGAAACTACAAATGACATGTCAGTTCTTCAAGGAATATCCATCGTCTTGGAAAGAAATCCAGAACTAAGGTACCAATTGCAGTCACACGTGTACAGTTTTACTTCTTAAGTTTATATATCTGTTAAATCCTCTGTTATTTTCTTGTATTATCTAGGCTACAAGGTATGGCGTACGAAGTTTTGCAGTGGTACTTATGTAGGATGGAGGCATGGTTTGCTGTCGATGCGAATCTTATATCACTAAAATGTTGGGATCAGGCAAGCGAAACATTCTGTGCTATATTTGATCTGAATAGGGCTGTCCATATTTAGGTCAAAATCTTTCCGAAAGAATACTCCTTGGTTTAATGATGTTTTGCTACGAAAGTGTTTTAGTCTACTTATACGCAGAAACAAAAGCTTTAGCGGAAAGCAGGAAAGCTCAAAGTAGTTATTTGTTGTGCAGGATGAATGTCTTTCAGGTGGTCACGGGCTAATGGTTCAGGGTTATGAACCAGTGATCAGAACTATTGCAAAGGACCTTGACATTCGCTTGAGCCATAGGTAATTCAAATCAACCTTTGGTGAGGTGATACATTAAATTTTAGCTATCAAACTTTAAATGTAATCAcatgtttaaattttacttcACACAGGGTTACTCAGGTATGTTGAACGTCCAATAACAAGGTGACAGTTGCAGTTGAAGGAGGAACCAATTTTGTTGCTGATGCTGTTATCATTACGGTTCCCATCGGTGTCCTCAAGGCAAATCTAATTCAGTTCGAGCCAGAGCTCCCACAATGGAAAACCTCTGCGATATCGGGTCTTGGTGTAGGCAATGAGAACAAGATTGCCCTGAGATTTGACAGACCGTTTTGGCCCAATGTAGAGTTCCTGGGGATGGTGGCACCGACTTCTTACGCCTGTGGCTATTTTCTGAATCTGCATAAGGCAACAGGCCATCCGGTGCTTGTTTATATGGCTGCAGGGAATCTAGCCAAAGACCTGGAAAAACTATCCGATGAGGCTACAGCAAATTTTGTGATGCTGCAACTTAAGAAAATGTTTCCTGACGCACCTGACCCGGTAAGCATTCATCCGTATATCTTATTGCACACTTGTGAATCATATGCTCAGATTACTTAAATTGGGTGTTTTGGTTTGGAACAAATTCAGGCTCAATATCTAGTGACACG is a genomic window containing:
- the LOC104750367 gene encoding probable polyamine oxidase 4 isoform X2, giving the protein MDKKISFPADLPEGAISALMQKQNNVQPSVIVIGSGISGLAAARNLSEASFKVIVLESRDRIGGRIHTDYSFGCPVDMGASWLHGVSDENPLAPIIRRLGLTLYRTSGDDSILYDHDLESYGLFDAHGNKIPPQLVTEVGDAFKRILEETEKIRDETTNDMSVLQGISIVLERNPELRLQGMAYEVLQWYLCRMEAWFAVDANLISLKCWDQASETFCAIFDLNRAVHI
- the LOC104750367 gene encoding probable polyamine oxidase 4 isoform X1 → MDKKISFPADLPEGAISALMQKQNNVQPSVIVIGSGISGLAAARNLSEASFKVIVLESRDRIGGRIHTDYSFGCPVDMGASWLHGVSDENPLAPIIRRLGLTLYRTSGDDSILYDHDLESYGLFDAHGNKIPPQLVTEVGDAFKRILEETEKIRDETTNDMSVLQGISIVLERNPELRLQGMAYEVLQWYLCRMEAWFAVDANLISLKCWDQDECLSGGHGLMVQGYEPVIRTIAKDLDIRLSHRVTQVC